A single region of the Effusibacillus pohliae DSM 22757 genome encodes:
- a CDS encoding transposase, translating to YDHQPLEFNAKENPDHLKWLHTMISNAKAFIGGTYHGLASKHLQSYLDEFCFRTNRRRFEGQLFNRLLTACVSTDTITYQKLTS from the coding sequence GTTACGATCACCAGCCGCTCGAGTTTAACGCCAAGGAAAACCCCGATCATCTGAAATGGCTGCACACGATGATTTCCAATGCCAAAGCGTTTATCGGCGGTACTTACCATGGCTTGGCTTCCAAGCACCTGCAATCGTATTTGGATGAATTTTGCTTCCGCACCAACCGCAGACGGTTTGAAGGCCAGTTGTTCAATCGACTGCTGACAGCCTGTGTTTCAACCGACACCATCACCTACCAGAAGCTCACATCATGA
- a CDS encoding MFS transporter translates to MKEIAKKAWGYRHIVLLIVWLLYIINYFDRLSVLTFLPYIQKDLNLTPVEVGQLASVFFFAYALAQVTAGFLADKFGSKRVMNCAILVFTAITALTGAVKSFGQFIALRIGLGLGEGHHFAPAVRTINNWFPVTERGRATSFFATSWAVAPAIVPVLVTSLAAYFFAGQWRPVFYFLALPGLIGMWALWYFVSDSPQEMLAKGRLRQEEYDHILVTGTAAAGDDSGKDSRNKNYAVFLKDGHFYVYCVALFCQLAVYWGSTTWLTSFLVQQHGMDIKKMGFFASAPYIVAFFAMMLGGWLMDKVFHRMKPVALIAYLGCIPVLWILGTVGKEQTGLLLTMLLLSGFFINLNFGSIYAYIQKRYPKEVVGGATGLANGIGQMGSFVSPLVAGYLVKVGPNGTQDFRMVFVFFALASAVAALSSLILKEQRIEAGTSLSPTENRTTSV, encoded by the coding sequence ATGAAAGAAATTGCAAAGAAAGCATGGGGATACCGGCACATCGTCCTGCTGATTGTCTGGCTGCTTTACATCATCAACTATTTCGACCGACTGTCGGTACTTACGTTTCTGCCTTATATCCAGAAAGATCTGAACCTGACGCCAGTCGAAGTGGGGCAACTCGCTTCCGTGTTTTTCTTCGCGTATGCCCTGGCGCAGGTAACGGCCGGTTTTCTGGCAGACAAGTTCGGTTCCAAGCGCGTCATGAACTGCGCGATCCTCGTGTTTACCGCCATCACCGCACTGACCGGCGCCGTCAAGAGTTTCGGGCAATTTATCGCGCTTCGCATCGGGTTGGGGCTCGGCGAAGGGCATCATTTCGCACCCGCGGTACGAACGATCAACAACTGGTTCCCGGTTACGGAACGGGGCCGCGCCACCTCGTTCTTTGCCACATCTTGGGCGGTTGCGCCGGCGATCGTTCCCGTTCTGGTCACCAGTCTCGCCGCTTATTTCTTTGCAGGCCAGTGGCGTCCGGTGTTCTATTTCCTCGCACTGCCCGGTCTGATTGGAATGTGGGCACTCTGGTATTTTGTGTCGGATTCGCCGCAAGAGATGCTCGCCAAAGGCCGACTTCGGCAGGAGGAATATGACCACATCTTGGTGACCGGTACAGCCGCCGCCGGAGACGATTCCGGCAAGGACAGCAGGAATAAAAATTACGCCGTCTTCCTGAAGGACGGTCATTTCTACGTGTATTGCGTCGCGCTGTTCTGTCAATTGGCTGTATATTGGGGGAGCACCACCTGGTTGACGTCATTTTTGGTGCAGCAGCATGGCATGGACATCAAAAAAATGGGATTTTTCGCGTCAGCACCCTATATTGTGGCGTTCTTCGCGATGATGCTAGGCGGATGGCTGATGGACAAAGTGTTCCACCGGATGAAGCCGGTCGCTCTGATCGCGTATCTCGGTTGCATTCCGGTGCTTTGGATTCTGGGTACGGTGGGAAAGGAACAAACCGGCCTGCTGCTCACCATGCTGCTGCTGTCCGGATTTTTCATTAACCTAAATTTTGGCTCGATCTACGCCTATATCCAGAAACGGTATCCAAAAGAGGTCGTTGGTGGCGCGACCGGATTGGCCAACGGCATCGGCCAAATGGGGTCGTTCGTGTCGCCACTGGTTGCCGGTTATCTGGTGAAAGTGGGCCCCAACGGGACGCAGGACTTCCGCATGGTATTCGTGTTTTTCGCGCTCGCGTCCGCCGTCGCCGCCCTTTCTTCACTCATTCTAAAAGAACAGCGGATTGAGGCGGGAACCAGCCTGTCCCCAACGGAAAACCGCACAACAAGTGTGTAA
- a CDS encoding DUF3906 family protein, producing the protein MFLYRLEASGQGFPPLSVIVLAESDEQAFLHAQAQIERDFLGSIAIQEFVLVQKKPVVAGQAYTVEKRLDQEEG; encoded by the coding sequence ATGTTTTTGTACAGGCTTGAAGCAAGCGGACAAGGGTTTCCGCCCCTGTCGGTGATCGTACTGGCGGAATCGGATGAGCAGGCGTTTTTGCATGCGCAGGCTCAGATTGAACGGGATTTTCTCGGATCGATTGCGATCCAGGAGTTTGTATTGGTCCAGAAAAAACCGGTGGTTGCGGGGCAGGCGTATACGGTGGAGAAAAGATTGGATCAGGAGGAGGGGTAA